AACCACTCCAGGCGTGCTCCCGCCTGCCGCCGTGGGAGAGGGGCTGGGGGTGAGGGCACGAGCACTGGTTGCCAACCCAATGAACCATTACAGCTATTGACTATCGGGGATGTATTGGAATATCAAAAATCGATAGCCTATAACCTTGTGAACTTACGGTTTGAAATAGAAATTTTTACTATTCACGCCGCGTCTTGATGCTGAGCAATGATGGCTATTGGCTTGGGGCTATTGGCTATCGGAGACGCATTAAACGATCAAAAAGCTATAGCCTTCAGCCTATAGCCAATAGCCATCATTGCTCTTGGCGGTTTCAAAAAATCGCTAGCGATTATGCATCGCTTACAGTACACTTTCGAGTAAGAGCTTAATTAAAAGGAGCAACACTATGTCAAGCGCAATTTTATGGATTTCAATCGCGGTCGTAATTGGCTTGATGCTTTGGAGTTGGAGTAAGCGCTCCGAACGGCCCAGCAGCATGATCAACTTCAATCAATCACCAATTAATCCAGCTCAACCATCAAGCTTCAATTCAGCCAAACTTGATCAAGCCCAAATTCAGGTGTTGCTAAGCCAAGGCAAAAAGCTTGAGGCAATCAAACAAGTTCGGCTGCAAACTAGCCTCGGCTTGAAAGAAGCTAAAGATTATGTCGAAGCAATCGAGCGCGGCCTAAGCCCGATCAGCCCAGTGGTGGTTGAGCCAACAGTGCAGCAACTACCAGAGGATTTGATGCGCGAAGCCCAAATTATTGCTCAGCAAGGCAATAAGATTAAGGCGATTAAACTGGTACGGCAGGCCACCAACTTGAGCCTGAAGGAAGCGAAAGACATGGTTGATAGTTGGTAAGCACAAAACCACGCTGGGCCAGAATCCAGCGTGGTTTTGAGGCATGGTTGCGTCAAGGCGACGCGAGGAGATCCGACAAGCTAGGCTTGTCCGCTGATCAGGCGTTTTTGGCACGCACGGCTAAGGCATGCTCAATTGCCCAAATTGATTGTGGTCGCATGTACATGCTGGCACGGAAGGTACGTTCGATACCCCATGCTTCTGGCGTGCGGAACCACAATCCAAGTTCGTTATAGGTGGCGTTATAGGCTCCCCAAGCGGTTTGCCAGCCTTCAAGATCAAGCCCTTCTTGCAGCATCATGGCCGCAATCGCGTAGGTCGTGCCGCTCCAAACTTCGCTGGCTTGGTTCGAGCTGGTATCAACCGTACCATCTGGATGCATGCCGTTGACCGCACCCAATGCGCCGTTGGCATATTGCATGACATTGAAGCGATAAACCGTTTGCAAGGCCGAGCGAATCATCTCGTGGGGAGCAACCGCTGGCAAGCCAATTGCGCCTGCATACCATTGGCCCACCAATTGATCGGCCATAATCACTTCGCGCAAATCGGTATCAGCGGTGTGATAACGGAAATAAGTGCCATTCCAAAGCTTGGTTTCAAAACTTTGGCGGGCTGCCGCCAGCCATTCGCTCCAAGCAGCGGCTTGACCATGTTCACCCATGCGTTGGGCCAAGCGAATCGCTGCTTCCAAGGCACAAATCAACAAGCTAGCAGAATAGCTGGCCGCGCCGCTCATGGCCCAGGTATCATAGGTTTGGTCGGCTCCGCTATGGTCAAGCAAGCCATCGCCATCGCTATCGAATTGATGAACATATTCCAAAGCAGTTGGAATCGTGTCCCAAGTCGCTTCCAGCATGGCCTGATCGTTCCACAAGCTCACATCGCGATAAATTCGCAAAATATACTTGAGGTTGAGATCTTTCCAGTTATTGATATCTTGAAAGTCGTAGGCATTGGTTTTGATTAATGGTTGCTCTTTGGGCGCACCAAGATCATGCGGCAATGCCCCAGCGGCCTTGCGAATCGCTGGAACTTGAGTTGCCACAATTGTTACAACCGTATCATCAGCATCGTTGACCGTCTTGGAGAAGGCCAAAATTTCGCCACGTTCAAGCTCTGGCCACAGGGCAAAGATGCTCCACGAGCTATAGAACGACACATCGAGCGTGCCATAGAAGGGATAATCGTAGCATTCGAGGTAGCTGAACAAGCCCACAGCATCAGCCGCAGGCTCCGGCTCGCCAACCGCCCGATCAACCCACAACGTCCCACCATCAACCAAATAATAGAGTTCGTTAAAAAGAGCAGATTTATACCAGAGTGGCCGTTGATCATCATTCAGAATTGGGTTTTGCCAAGCTTCAATTGCCTTGCGCCAAGCATCGGCATTGGTCAAACTAGCAACCGCCAAGGCTTGAGCTTGATCGCCGTTCGTGCCCCAGAAATGGGTATAGCGCTTGTACCAGCGGCTTTCATCAGCAAACTCGACGATTGGGAAATCCCATGCGAGGCTGAAGGGAAGCACGGCACTAGCACCAGGTGCTAATTCAAGCGTGACAGCAATCGCCGTTGCGCTACGTTGATCAGCAGCAACCTGTTGGCTGGTTGGATATTCGGCTAATTGACCATCACTAGCAAAATCTTGCCACAGCGCGGCAGCATCTTGCGCAACATCCCAGCATGTCCATTGGCTGACGCTAGCCGATTCTGGTGCTTGCACCGCCCAAGCCCATGTGCCATTATGGCTGCTCAAGGCTTGATCGCTGGATTGGGCCAAAGTTACGCCAACGCTGTTGCCATCGTTCCAAGCGTTGTGTTGACGTTGCAAGGTTAAGCCAGCAGCTTCGACCGCACGGGTATGTTCCCACGTCAGCATTAATCCCAAGCGAACAGTTTCGCTGCCACGGTTGGTTACGCGCCACGTAAACACACCAACTGGAAAGCTACTTTCCTTGAGATTACCTGCCAAGACTGGTGAAAATTGCTCTTGCACCAATTCGAGCGGCCAATCGGGGTGTTGATAATCGAACCAAGCGCGGGGAAAAAGCGCATGATAATTGCCAGCGCCAACTGGATAATTCCAGTTCCAAGTGCTCAATTCATCAGTATCTGGTTGGGTCGTGCATAAGACTTGGGCGGCTTGTTGACTAGCAGTTTGCCAGAAAACACTCCATTGATTCGGCCAAACGCTGCGATGTATGTGTTTGCCAACCTCTAAATGCCAGCGTGACCAATCGCCGCGAAAGTTGCGGCCAATCGCCCCACTGCCCATGCCACCAATTGGCAAACCATGAAAGACTCCATCGTCAATAATCGGCCCATGATCGTGGGCGGCAATCGCCGCATTCGGATAATCGAGGCCAAGTGGGCGTTGCCACGCAGCGAGAGGAATTGAGGGATGGTGGCGTTGTTCGGTCATGATCCTGTGCTCCTATGTTTGGGTGCTGTGCCCAAACACTGATCGATACAGATACAAAACGGCGTGCAGACCTCAGCAACGCCAAAGTCTACACGCCTTTGTTCTGGTTGTTGAGAAAATAAATCTATTTGACTGCGCCAGCGGTGAGGCCAGCGATAAAACGCTTTTGCAACAGGAAGAACATCGCGGCAACTGGCAGAATAATCACCACCGACGCTGCCGAAAGCAACTCGTAGCGATTTTGCGAGCCAGCCACCCCCGTGAATTGGCGAATCCCGACCGGAATCGTTTGAACGTTCAAAACCCATGCAAACAACAATTCGTCCCATGCAGTCAAGAACACAAAGATCGCGGTTGAAATCACACCTGGGCCTGCCAATGGCATAACGATATAGACAAAGGCTTGGAAGCGAGTTGCTCCATCGACCATGGCCTGTTCTTCCAAATCTATTGGAATCGTCGCAAAGAAACTGCGCTGAATCCAGAGCGAGATTGGCAAGAAGAACCCAACATACAGCACAATCGCGCCAAAATTGGTGCCAATCAAGGGAATTCCAAGGTTATTTTTCATCCAAAGGAAGGTCATATACAACGGAATCAGGAACAGCGTGCCAGGCACTAATTGGGTTCCCAAAATCGCCATACTCAACCCACCAGCACCCGGAAAGCGGAACCGTGCCAAGGCATAGCCCGACATCGATGCCAAAATCGTGACAACCAGTGTGGTAATGCCACAAATAATTAAGCTATTGCTGAAATAGGTACCAAACTTAACCCGTGTCCACATCTCGTTATAATTTTCAAATCGCCAGTCGCTTGGAAAGAAATTACTGCCAACTGCGAACTCTTCGCGCGATTTGAACGAGCCAACCACCAAGAAGATAATTGGCAACAACATCAAGGCAATGATCACCAGCAATAAGATATCGCCACCACGATCAAGTAACCATGCTTTATAGTTAATGGTTGCGCGTGCAGGTCGGGCCGATTCGGCCTTTTTACTGAGCGAAACACCCATAAACGGCCTCCTTATTCAGCCCGCAAGCTATCGCGAAATGCACGATACCAAATGCCAACAAAGACCAACAGCATGCCCATCAGGATCACTGAGGCTGCCGAACCAAATCCATATAAGTGGCGTTCCCACGTTTGGCGGGTAATTGCTGGTACGAGCAAGTCGGCGTATTCGCCTGCGAAACCGGTACCACCGCCAAACATTTGCACAGCGATATTATAGCCACCATAGAAACCATTAATCAAGCCAAACAACACCTGGGTTCCGGCAATCGGCTTAATCAGGGGCAAGGTAATGTGGCGAAAGCGCTGCCAACCGTTGGCTCCATCGAGCGAAGCCGCTTCGTAGAGGTCGGTTGGAATCACCTGAATTGCCGCGAGGAACATAATCGTTGTGAAGGGTAAACCCCGCCAAACCGTGGCAATTACCAAGGCATACAACGAGTTAGGGCCAATCAACCAAGTAATTGGGGTATCAACGATATTCAAGCCAAGCAAGATTTTATTGGCAAGGCCACCTTGTTCAAGCCAAATAAAGTTGAAAATTGTTCCGGTTACAAAGGTTGGCACGACCCACGGCAACAACACAAGGGTGCGGGCAATCCCACGCCAGCGGAATTCACGATTCAGCAACATGGCCAGAATCAAACCCAAGCCGAGTGTGCCAATATTGGTCCAAATGGTATAGACTAATGTATTTGAGGCAGCATTAATTAGGCCAGTTACCCGCGAGCTTGCGCCAGCTTCGCCAAGCCCAAAGATCGCGTTGAAGACTTCGATGTAGTATTTTAGCCCAACGAATGGTGCTCGAAGATAGAGGGTTAAGGTTGTAAGGCGAACATCGAGGAGTGAAAGATACAACCCTTGGACAATCGGAATCAAGTGCACAACCATCATCGCCACAAAGGTTGGAGCGATAAATTTATATGCTAGGCTGTTTTGCCGAATCCGTTGCCAGAGTGAGAGTTTATTTTTTTTTGGTGCCAGAGCCATAAACGTCGCTCCATTGCGTGGATGCAGTGGTGGACGTGGCGCAGAGAGCAAACACCCTGCGCCACGACACTCGTCCGATTAGTTACCCAACAATTCGTTGACAGTTTGAGCAGCTTGATCCAAGCGGGTCTTGACAGCTTCAGGGCTGACTGGACCGCCAGCGGTTGCTACATCGTCCCAGAGTGAACCAAGTTGTTCGTTGAGAACGCTCTCAACTTGACCCCATTCAGCGATTGGAGCTGAGGTTTTGCCCTTAGCAGCAGCTGAGATGAAGACGCTATACAAGGCATCGCTGGCGATGCTAGCATCGGCTTGAGCAGTCTTGGTTGCTGGCAACATCCCGATGGCTTGGCTGTAGCGCAATTGTGATTCGTTAGCAGCCAAGAATTGAACGAACTTGACAGCGGCATCGGCGTTTTCGCAGCTCTTCAAGATGGCCAAGTTGCTACCACCAACGAAGGTGTATGAGCCACCAGGACCAGCTGGGAATTCGGCATAGGCCAAGTTGTCGGCCACGGTGCGGTTAGCCCAGCCACCAGCGTCGGCAGCAGTGCGAGCATTGCTGATCAACCATGGGCCAGTGATCGCGCTGAAGGTGCGGCCATCGCCAAAGCTGGCATCAACTTGGGCTGAGTTCAATTCCAAGGTGTTGGTAACGGTCAATTTGCTGCTGTAGAGGTTAGCAAATTCTGAAACCCCAGCCACAGCTGCTTCTGAGTTGAAGGTTGCTTCGCTGAGATCGCTGCTCAACAAATCACCACCGCTGTTCCAAATCCACATTGAGCTATTTTGCCAAACGTTCCAGTCGTTGCGGCCTGGGAAAGCGATCCCAGCAACGTCAGGATTTTGTTCTTGGATAGTAGCCAAGGTAGCCTTGAAGCTGGTCCAATCCTTGAAGGCTTCTTCTGGCTTCAAGCCAGCTTTTTCCAACAAGTCTTTGCGATAGGCCAAAGCGCGAACATCAGCAAACCATGGAATCGAGAACGTGCCTTCCATACCTTGCAATTGTGAGGTTGCCCATGAAGCGGCGACAAAGCTATCGCTGCCACCCATGGCGGTGATTTCTTCTGCGGTGAATGGGCGTAAGCCACCCATTGCAGCAAAGGTTGGGTTCCAGGTCGTACCCAATTGGGTCAGACATGGGCCTTCACCACCTTGAACTGAGGTTTGGATGCGTTGGAAAGCTGCACCCCAGTCGAGCATTTCTGGCTCAACGTTAATGCCAGGGTTAGCTTTTTCGAAGGCATCGATTTCAGCTTGGATGGCATCAGCTGGAGCAGCACCGTTAGGCATGTGCCACAGCTTCAAGGTAACAACATCGCCACCAGCTGGCTCAGCGGTCGCTGGTTCAGCAGTTGCGGCAACTTCGGTTGGAGCATCAGCAGCAGTTGGTTCAACTTGAGCCGCAGTAGTTGCGGTGGCGGCTGGAGCAGTCGTTGCTGTGGGAGCGGTCTCAGCTCCACCACAAGCAACCAAGATCATTGAAATCAGAGTTAAGAGGCTTAGCCAAGTAATAAACGGACGGCGTGAGCGTTGCATACGAATCCTCCTTGATTCCGGCGTTGAGTGAGTTGAACAACTATGTCCATTCGAACTCATTTGGGATCGCTCCCAAAAACTCCCGTGTTCGACAGACCATACGATCTAGTGAATCCGTGGGTGCTGTTTAGGCGACCCGTGGCCCGCACGATTGGCGTAAGACTAACGAAGGTGAGAGACGGATGTGTTGCTGGAGCGGTGGTCGCCCTTCGAGATGGTCAAGCAACATCGTGGCGGCAGTACAACCAAGCTTCTGAATTGGTTGGTGAATTGTCGTCAGGGCGGGGGTTGTATAGGCCGCGCCTGGCACATCATCAAAGCCGATCAGCGAAATATCGTGGGGAGCATGTAACCCGGCCTCGTAAATAGCCCGTAAGGCTCCTAATGCCATGGTGTCGCTGGCCACAAAGACAGCGCTTGGTCGCTGTTCGAGGCTAAGCAATTGGCGCATTGCAGCATAGCCACCCTCTTGGGTAAATTCGCCCTCGATCATCAACGAATGCTCGATGGCAACGCCTGCTTGCAATAACGCTTGCTTATAGCCGTCACGGCGATCAATGGCGGTTTTCATCTGCAGTAGGCCTGTAATCGCCCCAATCCGTCGATGGCCAAGTTGCAATAAATGGCTGACTGCTAGCACTGCCCCGGCCCGATTTGCCACGTCAACGGTATACATTGGCTGCATATACGGGTGTTCGCCGATTAAGACCAACGGCATTTGGTCGTTAATCAGCAAGGGTAACACTGGGTCATCAATATCGCTTGAAAGCATCAACAGACCGTCGGTCATCCGACTGCGTAATACCCGCTGATAGAAATCCCGTTCTTGGGTTCCGGTCACCATCGAAAGCATCACCGAATAATCCCGCTCAGAACAGGTTTCGGTAATTCCTTGGATAATTAATGGGAAGAATGGGTCAGTGAAGATAATTGCCGAGCTGCGTGGGATCAACAGGGTCACCACATTGGTTCGGCGGCTTGCCAGACTACGAGCGGCTGCCTGCGGAACGTATTCTTGTTCGCGAATAACTTCCAACACCCGTTGTCGCACTTCGGGCCGCACGCTGGGATGATTGTTGATTACCCGCGAAACGGTCGAGCGTGAAACATTAGCAAGTTGGGCTATTTGGCGAATCGTGAGTTGTTCCACGGCGAAACCCCACAAACTGATTTAAATTACTTTGGAACCGGTCTCAGAAGTCTTGGGGAGAGAATAAAAGATCTTATGTATTTTGTCAAGCAGTTGTTTTCTGAAAATGCTCTCTAGCTCTCTTAATAGGTATGTAGTAGCTGTTTAGCCCTTCAGAATAAGCTAAAGCTAAATCTAAAAACTTTTTAAAATTTACGCTTGACAAGTTGGATTGAATCATTTAGGATATTTTTACTTTCATAACAAACTGTGTTTGGGAGCGATCTCATTCCATCACTGCATCACTCTCCTCTCTCCTAGCCTCTCGGCAAGTACTAGATCTATTGGTATTGGGATCGGTCTCAATTCCAGATCAAGTCAGCCGACAGCAACCACAGTGACCATAGCCGTCCTGATGTGCCAAGCAGCACACCAGCCAATGCAAACAAAATGCCTTCAATGCAGGAAGGAGTATCCAATGATGAGTACACCGCTCGAACGTTCGAGCCGACGCTGGCGGATTCTCGCCGGATTCGTTGCTTGTTTGCTGATTGCAGGGTTAATTATTAGCCCAACCACCCCCACCAAAGCCGCCGAGCCACCTTATGCGTATGGCGAGGCACTGCAAAAGTCCTTTTTCTTCTACGAAGCCCAACAAGCTGGACCAAAACCAAGCTGGAATCGCGTTTCATGGCGCGGCGATTCGGTGCTGACCGATGGCGCTGATGTTGGTCTCAATCTCAGTGGCGGTTGGTTCGATGCAGGCGATCACGTTAAATTCGGCTTTCCAATGGCAGCTTCGGCCACAATGCTGGCTTGGGGCGCGGTCGAATATCGCGATGCCTATGCCCAAAGCGGCCAACTTGACGAATTACTGAACAATTTGCGCTTCGTCAACAACTACTTCATCAATGCCCATCCCTCACCAAACGTGCTTTACGGCCAAGTTGGCAATGGTGGCAAAGACCACGCCTTCTGGGGACCATCTGAAATTATTCACCTTGACGACCAAGCTGGCCCACGCCCATCGTACAAAATTGATGCAACCTGTGGTGGCTCGGATTTGGCTGGCGAAACCGCCGCTGCAATGGCCGCCTCATCGATGGTCTTCCGACCAACCGACCCAGCATATGCTGATACCTTGCTGGGCCATGCTCGCCAACTGTACACCTTTGCCGACACAGTGCGCGGCAAATATAGCGACTGTATCACCGATGCTACCTCGTTCTACAACTCGTGGAGCGGTTACAACGATGAGTTGGTTTGGGGCGCAATTTGGCTCTATCGCGCTACGGGCGAAGCCAGCTACCTGAGCAAGGCCGAGCAATATTATGCCAATCTCAGCACCGAGCCTCAAAGCACGATCAAATCGTATCGCTGGAGCATCGCATGGGATGATAAATCCTATGGCTGTTATTTGTTGCTGGCCAAATTGACAGGCAAACAACAATATAAAGATGATACTGAACGCTGGTTGGATTATTGGACGGTTGGCTATAACGGCCAACGCATCACCTATTCGCCGGGTGGTTTGGCTCAGTTGGATACTTGGGGAGCCTTGCGCTACTCAGCCAACACCTCATTTGCCGCCTTTGTCTACAGCGATTACATCACCGATGTCACCAAAAAAGCTCGCTACCACGATTTTGCAGTCAGCCAAATTAACTATATGCTGGGCAGCAATCCCCGCAACAGTAGCTATGTGGTTGGCTTTGGCAATAATTCACCAGTCAATGTCCACCATCGCACCGCCCACGGATCATGGACCGATTCATTGAGCAATCCAGTCAATCAACGCCATATTTTGTATGGGGCATTGGTTGGTGGTCCAGCCAAGGGTTCGGGCGATGCCTACACCGATAGCCGCAGCGACTATATTGCCAATGAAGTGGCGACTGACTATAACGCTGGTTTTACCAGCGCCTTGGCTCGGATGTACAGCGAATTTGGTGGCGCTCCACTCGCCAGCTTCCCACCAATCGAAACACCTGAAGATGAATTTTTCGTGGAAGCCAAAGTTAATGCTTCAGGCCCACGCTTCATCGAAATTAGCGGTGTGTTGCACAACCAAAGTGCTTGGCCGGCCCGCAACGCAACCAAACTTAGCTATCGCTACTTTGTTGATTTGAGCGAAGTGTTTGCTGCTGGCTATGGTTTGAGCGACGTTACGGTCAGCACCGCCTACACCCAAGGTTCAGGCGTTTCAGGCTTGAAGCAATGGGCTGGCACGATTTACTATGTCGAAATTGGCTTCGCTGGAGTCAATGTCTACCCCGGTGGTCAATCTGAATCACGCAAAGAAGTGCAATTCCGGCTTTCATTGCCAACTAACACTAACGCCCAACAATGGGACAATACCAATGACTGGTCGTTCAATGGCGTTGGCACCAGCACCGATCGGGTTAAAACCCGCCGGATTCCAGTGTATGACAATGGCGTGAAGGTCTTTGGTGATGAGCCAGGTGGCAGCAACGTAACCCCAACCGCAACCAGCTTGCCAACCAACACGGCTACACCAACCGTGCGCCCAACCAATACCGCAACCCCAACCACGGGGCCAAGCGCAACCCCAACTATTCGCCCAACCAACACTGCAACTCCAACCGTTGGCCCAAGCGCAACCCCAACCATCCGCCCAACTAACACGCCAACGGCATTACCAACCAACACACCGTTGCCAACTAACACCCCAGTCGCTGGGGCATGCCAAGTCAAGTATCGCATTCCCAACGATTGGGGCAGCGGCTTCCTTGGTGATGTCACAATTACCAATGGTGGCGCAGCGATCAACAGTTGGAACTTGACCTGGAGCTTCGCAGGCAATCAACAAATCACTAACCTCTGGAGTGGGGTGGTGAGCCAAACTGGCCAAAACGTCAGCGTCAGCAACGCTGGCTGGAATGGCAGCCTTGCCAGCGGTGGTTCAGTCAACTTCGGCTTCCAAGCAACCAACAACGGAACCAATAGCATTCCCGCAAGCTTCAGCCTGAATGGTGCAGCTTGTACGATTGCGCCATAACCAACGAATCAGCAAATCCTCGGCAATGTTTGCAGCGAACAATCCGCGCTGTTTTATGCAAGCATTGCCTGGGCTACGCTGGCTAGTTGTATGGAAATAGATAGCTCTGCCGTCGATTGGGCAGAGGTTCGCTTCGTATTGTCTCTGAACTTTTCATTTACCCAAGGAGTATGTATGTCTCGGCACTATTACGCCCGAGGGGCGATGTTGTTAGCACTGCTAACGATGATTGGTGGCCTGTTGACCACCCAGAATGCCAAGCCAACCGCCGCCGCCGCCAGCTGTGTGGTCACCTATCGCATTCCCAACGATTGGGGCAGTGGCTTCCTCGGCGATGTTAATATTCAAAATAATGGTGCAGCCATCAGTAGCTGGACGGTTGGCTGGAGTTTTGCTGGCAATCAGCAAATTACCAACCTCTGGAATGGGGTTGTAACCCAAACTGGCAATCAAGTAACGGTGCGTAACGCCGGCTGGAACGGCGCAATCGGTAGCGGTGGCGCAGTTAACTTTGGCTTTCAAGGAACCTACAGCGGTGCTAATGCCATCCCAACTGTCTTTACATTAAATGGTGTGGTTTGTGGTGAAACCAACCCAAATCCAACGGCCACTACCCCACCAACTGCAACTACCCGCCCAACCAACACTGTGGTTGTGCCAACCAACACGGCTGTGCCGCCAACTAATACAACCGTGCCACCAACCAACACGGCTGTACCGCCAACCGCGACCAACGGCCCAACGAGCACGCCACGACCAACCAATACGCCAACGGTTGTGCCACCAACCAGCACCCCAACCCAACCAGGCGATGATACCTACGATCAACGCTTCTTGGAAATGTATGCTGAGTTGAAGAACCCAGCCAATGGCTACTTCAGCCCTGAAGGTGTGCCCTACCACTCAATCGAAACCTTGATTGTCGAAGCCCCGGATTATGGCCACGAAACCACTTCTGAAGCCTATAGCTATTGGTTGTGGCTCGAAGCGATGTATGGCGAAGCAACTGGCAACTGGCAACCATTGG
This genomic interval from Herpetosiphon gulosus contains the following:
- a CDS encoding sugar ABC transporter permease, producing the protein MALAPKKNKLSLWQRIRQNSLAYKFIAPTFVAMMVVHLIPIVQGLYLSLLDVRLTTLTLYLRAPFVGLKYYIEVFNAIFGLGEAGASSRVTGLINAASNTLVYTIWTNIGTLGLGLILAMLLNREFRWRGIARTLVLLPWVVPTFVTGTIFNFIWLEQGGLANKILLGLNIVDTPITWLIGPNSLYALVIATVWRGLPFTTIMFLAAIQVIPTDLYEAASLDGANGWQRFRHITLPLIKPIAGTQVLFGLINGFYGGYNIAVQMFGGGTGFAGEYADLLVPAITRQTWERHLYGFGSAASVILMGMLLVFVGIWYRAFRDSLRAE
- a CDS encoding sugar ABC transporter substrate-binding protein; protein product: MQRSRRPFITWLSLLTLISMILVACGGAETAPTATTAPAATATTAAQVEPTAADAPTEVAATAEPATAEPAGGDVVTLKLWHMPNGAAPADAIQAEIDAFEKANPGINVEPEMLDWGAAFQRIQTSVQGGEGPCLTQLGTTWNPTFAAMGGLRPFTAEEITAMGGSDSFVAASWATSQLQGMEGTFSIPWFADVRALAYRKDLLEKAGLKPEEAFKDWTSFKATLATIQEQNPDVAGIAFPGRNDWNVWQNSSMWIWNSGGDLLSSDLSEATFNSEAAVAGVSEFANLYSSKLTVTNTLELNSAQVDASFGDGRTFSAITGPWLISNARTAADAGGWANRTVADNLAYAEFPAGPGGSYTFVGGSNLAILKSCENADAAVKFVQFLAANESQLRYSQAIGMLPATKTAQADASIASDALYSVFISAAAKGKTSAPIAEWGQVESVLNEQLGSLWDDVATAGGPVSPEAVKTRLDQAAQTVNELLGN
- a CDS encoding glycoside hydrolase family 9 protein, with the translated sequence MMSTPLERSSRRWRILAGFVACLLIAGLIISPTTPTKAAEPPYAYGEALQKSFFFYEAQQAGPKPSWNRVSWRGDSVLTDGADVGLNLSGGWFDAGDHVKFGFPMAASATMLAWGAVEYRDAYAQSGQLDELLNNLRFVNNYFINAHPSPNVLYGQVGNGGKDHAFWGPSEIIHLDDQAGPRPSYKIDATCGGSDLAGETAAAMAASSMVFRPTDPAYADTLLGHARQLYTFADTVRGKYSDCITDATSFYNSWSGYNDELVWGAIWLYRATGEASYLSKAEQYYANLSTEPQSTIKSYRWSIAWDDKSYGCYLLLAKLTGKQQYKDDTERWLDYWTVGYNGQRITYSPGGLAQLDTWGALRYSANTSFAAFVYSDYITDVTKKARYHDFAVSQINYMLGSNPRNSSYVVGFGNNSPVNVHHRTAHGSWTDSLSNPVNQRHILYGALVGGPAKGSGDAYTDSRSDYIANEVATDYNAGFTSALARMYSEFGGAPLASFPPIETPEDEFFVEAKVNASGPRFIEISGVLHNQSAWPARNATKLSYRYFVDLSEVFAAGYGLSDVTVSTAYTQGSGVSGLKQWAGTIYYVEIGFAGVNVYPGGQSESRKEVQFRLSLPTNTNAQQWDNTNDWSFNGVGTSTDRVKTRRIPVYDNGVKVFGDEPGGSNVTPTATSLPTNTATPTVRPTNTATPTTGPSATPTIRPTNTATPTVGPSATPTIRPTNTPTALPTNTPLPTNTPVAGACQVKYRIPNDWGSGFLGDVTITNGGAAINSWNLTWSFAGNQQITNLWSGVVSQTGQNVSVSNAGWNGSLASGGSVNFGFQATNNGTNSIPASFSLNGAACTIAP
- a CDS encoding non-lysosomal glucosylceramidase — protein: MTEQRHHPSIPLAAWQRPLGLDYPNAAIAAHDHGPIIDDGVFHGLPIGGMGSGAIGRNFRGDWSRWHLEVGKHIHRSVWPNQWSVFWQTASQQAAQVLCTTQPDTDELSTWNWNYPVGAGNYHALFPRAWFDYQHPDWPLELVQEQFSPVLAGNLKESSFPVGVFTWRVTNRGSETVRLGLMLTWEHTRAVEAAGLTLQRQHNAWNDGNSVGVTLAQSSDQALSSHNGTWAWAVQAPESASVSQWTCWDVAQDAAALWQDFASDGQLAEYPTSQQVAADQRSATAIAVTLELAPGASAVLPFSLAWDFPIVEFADESRWYKRYTHFWGTNGDQAQALAVASLTNADAWRKAIEAWQNPILNDDQRPLWYKSALFNELYYLVDGGTLWVDRAVGEPEPAADAVGLFSYLECYDYPFYGTLDVSFYSSWSIFALWPELERGEILAFSKTVNDADDTVVTIVATQVPAIRKAAGALPHDLGAPKEQPLIKTNAYDFQDINNWKDLNLKYILRIYRDVSLWNDQAMLEATWDTIPTALEYVHQFDSDGDGLLDHSGADQTYDTWAMSGAASYSASLLICALEAAIRLAQRMGEHGQAAAWSEWLAAARQSFETKLWNGTYFRYHTADTDLREVIMADQLVGQWYAGAIGLPAVAPHEMIRSALQTVYRFNVMQYANGALGAVNGMHPDGTVDTSSNQASEVWSGTTYAIAAMMLQEGLDLEGWQTAWGAYNATYNELGLWFRTPEAWGIERTFRASMYMRPQSIWAIEHALAVRAKNA
- a CDS encoding ribosomal protein L7/L12, whose product is MSSAILWISIAVVIGLMLWSWSKRSERPSSMINFNQSPINPAQPSSFNSAKLDQAQIQVLLSQGKKLEAIKQVRLQTSLGLKEAKDYVEAIERGLSPISPVVVEPTVQQLPEDLMREAQIIAQQGNKIKAIKLVRQATNLSLKEAKDMVDSW
- a CDS encoding LacI family DNA-binding transcriptional regulator, giving the protein MEQLTIRQIAQLANVSRSTVSRVINNHPSVRPEVRQRVLEVIREQEYVPQAAARSLASRRTNVVTLLIPRSSAIIFTDPFFPLIIQGITETCSERDYSVMLSMVTGTQERDFYQRVLRSRMTDGLLMLSSDIDDPVLPLLINDQMPLVLIGEHPYMQPMYTVDVANRAGAVLAVSHLLQLGHRRIGAITGLLQMKTAIDRRDGYKQALLQAGVAIEHSLMIEGEFTQEGGYAAMRQLLSLEQRPSAVFVASDTMALGALRAIYEAGLHAPHDISLIGFDDVPGAAYTTPALTTIHQPIQKLGCTAATMLLDHLEGRPPLQQHIRLSPSLVLRQSCGPRVA
- a CDS encoding carbohydrate ABC transporter permease, with the translated sequence MGVSLSKKAESARPARATINYKAWLLDRGGDILLLVIIALMLLPIIFLVVGSFKSREEFAVGSNFFPSDWRFENYNEMWTRVKFGTYFSNSLIICGITTLVVTILASMSGYALARFRFPGAGGLSMAILGTQLVPGTLFLIPLYMTFLWMKNNLGIPLIGTNFGAIVLYVGFFLPISLWIQRSFFATIPIDLEEQAMVDGATRFQAFVYIVMPLAGPGVISTAIFVFLTAWDELLFAWVLNVQTIPVGIRQFTGVAGSQNRYELLSAASVVIILPVAAMFFLLQKRFIAGLTAGAVK